The genomic segment ctataaaagtttaaagtaattttaattacCCTTATacctttttaataatgaaagaggACAATTGCAAAGAAGGAAATGTTAATGGAACAAGgagaaagaaattaattaattaaaaacgaatgtgaagaaattaattaattaaaaacgaatgtgaagaaattaataataacaaggAGAAAGTGTTCTTGAacttaaattttacaatttacacacaaaaaatatatttaattacatatataaCGTGAAAATTAAAGAGAAAGGTAGCAATTGGGGATTActtgataattattaaaaaaatagagatataattagaaaatgatataataaagtttaaaaaaatgagaGTAACAACGTGATCGTCGGAGTTGATTGGAAGGAAAAAATGacgagagagaaaagaaaaaaaatactaggaagaaagaattattaattatacttgTTTATATGTAAAGTATATAAATAGGctcttaaatatttagaaaGCTGAATGGTAGGTACTTTTACTTGATAATAAAGATCCACATAGAGAGACTGATGTTTTTCACCACACCAATTCAAACCATGTTCTTTTGTCAAAACGCAGCGTATCCTATGAAAACGACTTTGACTTGGTGCAGTGGTCTAAAATAAAGGGTAATCAACCATTGGAAACTTGAATTTAGGGCAACCATTACTTTGCATATATAAAAGAATGTCCATAGGAGTAGAAGAACACAACACTATAGCCGCGCACTCTCTTCCTCATACTCAAACCGTTCAATCATCAGAATGAGCATAGCGGTGGTGAACAGCTTCACCATAATGGAATTCGTAAATGAGAAGGCCAAGTTTGACAATTTCGTGGACGAGTGGTTTGCGACGGTGGACGAGAATGGCGACGGGAAGCTTTCGTGCGAGGAAATCCGCAGCGGGTTCGGGTTGCTTCTGCCGTTTGGTTCTGATCCTCCGGCACGGCAAGAGAACGAAGAGATATTCAAGAGGTTTGATGAAGATGGGAATGGCGCACTGGATCGGAAGGAGTTCAAGTCGTTGATGACAGAGATTATGAATGCTGTGGCTCGTGGCATCGGTGGCTCTCCCATCATTGTTGCTCTTGGAAAAGATAGCTTCCTCACGAAGCCTGTTCAGCATGAATTGGCCAcattatcttcttcttcttagtcctttttatattctttctttacttattcctattctttttcttatattcttCTTTAACTTAGACATTTTCTTACCTTTATTTCACTATTTTTCATCAGGATATCTAATTATAAAACATTTCATTTTTTCCTCC from the Vigna angularis cultivar LongXiaoDou No.4 chromosome 3, ASM1680809v1, whole genome shotgun sequence genome contains:
- the LOC108345384 gene encoding uncharacterized protein LOC108345384, with translation MSIAVVNSFTIMEFVNEKAKFDNFVDEWFATVDENGDGKLSCEEIRSGFGLLLPFGSDPPARQENEEIFKRFDEDGNGALDRKEFKSLMTEIMNAVARGIGGSPIIVALGKDSFLTKPVQHELATLSSSS